CGAACCTCCATTTGCGGATTAGGAATCCGCCGTTCTATCCTTTGAACTATGGGGGCGTGTTGAATGGTGAGAAAAAATCTGGCAGCCCCACGGGGAATCGAACCCCGACCTTCGGACTGAGAATCCGATGGACTAGCCGTTATCCTATGGGGCCGCACTCTTTCACAGATGACCGTGATATATATTAGCATATCACGGAAAAAAGTCAAGTACCCGAATTATGTTTTGTGTGGTATAATGTGAATGCAGGCTTTATTTCTTGAATTTGAGTTGATTTCGGAGTTTTTGAGAGGTGTTCGAATGATAGATATCTTGCTTAAAACGATAATACTCGTTCCAAAGTTCGGTGTTCACGCGCTCCAGGTTGGTTTTTTCGCATCCAGAACGGCGAGATTACTCGGCCTTAACGAAGAAGAAGCTTTCTATGCTGGTGTGCTTCACGATCTTGGTGTTATCACACCGCATAAGGGGGTTGTGCTGGACGATATTTCGAACGAGTTTTTGATCAACGAAGACGTCCCGACGTACGAATCGCCGATAAAGGACCATACGTTGGTTTCTAGTTTCGAAGTTTCGAAGATTTCCAAGCTCGTCAAGAGATTTCCCAATCTCTCGTCAGCCGTGCTCATGCACCACGCACTTCCGCAGTACCTAAACCCCGAATTGAAAGCGGACGTGTTGGCAAACGTGTTGTCCATATCCGAAGAAGTTTCTAAGTACGTTATAGTGAACGACGAAGAACTGCTGTGGAAAGACTTCGAACTTCCACTCTCGGTGATAAAAAACAGATTTTTCGATTTTGTCTACGATGCTGCGTTGGGTGCCTTAAAGGAAGAGTACACCCGCTGGATGCTTTACGATATAAAAGCCGGGTACAACAAAGAGGATATCATCAGCGATTTCTTCTTCTCGGAGGAGTTCAATTTCAGCGAAGTCACCGAACTTGGTGCGGTCCTATCTTACATCATCGATTCCAAAAGTCCGTTCACGAGGGAACATTCATGGAGAGTTGCTAAGGTTTCGAGCGCTATCGCCAAAGAATTGTTACTCAACAGCGAGGAATTCTTCATCGCTGGCCTGTTCCACGATATTGGGAAAATAACCACACCGTTATCGATTCTTGAGAAAAAGGGAAAGCTTGAGTCTGCCGAGATGGAAATCATGAAAAAGCACGTCTATTATAGCTACATAATACTTTTGAATCACCGAGATGAACCTTGGTTCTGGCCAGCGGTGCGCCATCAGGAGAGAATCGACGGTTCTGGCTATCCATGGAAACTGAAAGGAGAGCAGATGAGCTTCAAAGACAAGATTCTGCAAGTTGCCGATTATTTCGTTGCCGTGTTGGAACCAAGGCCCTATCGCGGTCCAAACACTCCCGAAAAGGCTCTCGAGGAAGTTCTGAGGGCG
This region of Fervidobacterium thailandense genomic DNA includes:
- a CDS encoding HD domain-containing phosphohydrolase — translated: MIDILLKTIILVPKFGVHALQVGFFASRTARLLGLNEEEAFYAGVLHDLGVITPHKGVVLDDISNEFLINEDVPTYESPIKDHTLVSSFEVSKISKLVKRFPNLSSAVLMHHALPQYLNPELKADVLANVLSISEEVSKYVIVNDEELLWKDFELPLSVIKNRFFDFVYDAALGALKEEYTRWMLYDIKAGYNKEDIISDFFFSEEFNFSEVTELGAVLSYIIDSKSPFTREHSWRVAKVSSAIAKELLLNSEEFFIAGLFHDIGKITTPLSILEKKGKLESAEMEIMKKHVYYSYIILLNHRDEPWFWPAVRHQERIDGSGYPWKLKGEQMSFKDKILQVADYFVAVLEPRPYRGPNTPEKALEEVLRAVGYGTLDKGPANILRDLVLGGYDFSTIDYMSSIQLDIENFEKSLMEG